A genome region from Deltaproteobacteria bacterium includes the following:
- the ttcA gene encoding tRNA 2-thiocytidine(32) synthetase TtcA has protein sequence MHPRKLESRILKAVNLANRDFNLFEAGDRILVAMSGGKDSFALLWAISRLQAALPQKFEIVAYHLDQGQPGHNVKPLEQYLKEFGVPFEIEFQDTYSRVIKMTEPGKVFCAWCSRFRRAILYKAARKHGCNKVALGHHRDDLVETFLLNAFFTGQLKTMPPRLVSDKGAEQVIRPLVYVGEEDLFELVKHKEFPIMPCSLCSSQNKERKAVKQLLTDLSQKYPRIRTSILAALGRIRKTHVLDKTINPLFSQNDSETLTPTGLDSDEVGCIKDGNSDCKKSCSGDNDTDFDRVVSQHIKS, from the coding sequence ATGCATCCACGAAAATTAGAAAGTCGAATATTAAAGGCAGTTAATCTTGCTAACCGTGATTTTAACCTATTTGAGGCAGGTGACCGCATATTAGTTGCCATGTCGGGTGGTAAAGATTCTTTTGCGCTTTTATGGGCCATTAGTAGGTTGCAGGCGGCTTTACCGCAGAAATTTGAAATTGTTGCCTATCATCTTGATCAAGGTCAGCCAGGCCATAATGTTAAACCGCTTGAGCAATACTTAAAAGAGTTCGGTGTTCCATTTGAAATTGAGTTTCAGGATACCTACTCACGGGTAATTAAAATGACTGAACCAGGTAAAGTCTTTTGTGCCTGGTGTTCACGATTTCGTCGCGCTATTTTGTATAAAGCAGCTAGAAAGCATGGTTGTAATAAAGTTGCCTTAGGGCACCACCGTGATGATCTTGTTGAAACATTTTTACTTAACGCCTTTTTTACCGGACAACTTAAAACTATGCCACCACGTTTGGTTTCTGATAAAGGCGCTGAACAGGTAATTCGTCCTTTAGTTTATGTCGGTGAAGAAGATCTTTTTGAACTCGTCAAGCATAAAGAATTTCCGATTATGCCCTGCAGTTTATGTAGCTCACAAAATAAAGAGCGTAAAGCGGTTAAGCAGTTGCTTACCGATCTTAGCCAAAAATACCCTCGCATTCGTACCAGTATATTAGCAGCACTTGGGCGTATTAGAAAAACCCATGTGCTCGATAAAACGATTAATCCGTTATTTAGCCAAAATGACTCTGAAACCCTTACACCAACTGGTCTAGATAGCGATGAAGTAGGATGTATTAAAGATGGTAATAGCGATTGCAAAAAAAGTTGTAGCGGCGATAATGATACTGATTTTGATCGTGTTGTTAGCCAGCATATTAAATCTTAA
- a CDS encoding type II toxin-antitoxin system VapC family toxin translates to MKYLLDTCVISEMIKKHPNKNIVTWIKNSDEDAIFLSVLTIGEIQKDISRLNDKQRCLQIQRWLDVDLKERFTQKILPISVEVALTWGEIEAKALAIGKPIPSIDGLIAATALTHNLTLVTRNVKDIKETGVKFLDLWSL, encoded by the coding sequence TTGAAATATTTACTAGATACGTGTGTAATTTCAGAGATGATTAAAAAGCATCCAAATAAAAATATCGTCACATGGATTAAAAACAGTGATGAAGATGCAATTTTTCTTAGCGTATTAACCATTGGTGAAATTCAAAAAGATATATCTCGTCTTAATGATAAACAAAGGTGTCTACAGATACAAAGATGGTTAGACGTTGATTTAAAGGAACGTTTTACTCAGAAAATTTTGCCTATATCAGTTGAAGTAGCATTAACCTGGGGTGAAATTGAAGCAAAGGCTTTGGCGATTGGCAAACCAATACCATCAATTGATGGATTGATTGCAGCAACAGCATTGACCCATAACCTTACGTTGGTGACGAGAAATGTGAAGGACATCAAAGAAACTGGCGTAAAATTCTTAGATTTATGGTCTCTTTAG
- a CDS encoding type II toxin-antitoxin system Phd/YefM family antitoxin, giving the protein MIMTWQVQDAKNRFSEVIERAINEGPQEITKHGKKAAVVLLIKEYQKLKRRKGSLGDIFHNSPLAEIKIERKQDISREVEF; this is encoded by the coding sequence TTGATAATGACTTGGCAAGTTCAAGATGCGAAAAATAGATTTAGTGAAGTTATTGAACGAGCAATCAACGAAGGCCCACAAGAAATAACTAAACATGGCAAAAAAGCAGCGGTTGTACTGTTAATAAAAGAATATCAAAAGCTTAAGCGTCGTAAAGGCTCACTGGGAGATATTTTTCATAACTCTCCGCTGGCAGAAATAAAAATTGAACGTAAACAAGACATATCGCGGGAGGTTGAATTTTGA